GTGTGGAGATCCCGCAACATCAGCTGAATCGCATCGAGGGTGGCCGATTCAGCCTTGGCGGCGGATCGTGCGTCCATCAGCACCATGGCTTGTCGGTTCCGATCGTAGGTGGGCACGTGGGGCGCTCCTCTGCACACCGCTGCCGCAGCGCAGGCGTTGGCGCTCGCGCTTGCGTTGCAGGCGTGCCGTGATCCCCAGCTCGGCCCCTTTCCAGAGGCGATCCACCTCGTCGCTGAAGTGGCGGGCCAGGAGGGGGGAGTGGATCACCAGCAGGGTTTCATCGTTGGTGTGGGCGGCCGAAGGCAAGGATGCACACTGCAGATAGTCTCAACAGACCCCTGCCGTCCGCCCCGGATGCCGCTCGCCTGGTCCTATGCGCGTGTGAGTCGTGGCGCTCAGGTGGGGGCCGACCGCTCCGGTCTGGAGCGACAGGAGCAGGCGTTGCGCAGCTGGCTGGCGGAGCATCCCGACTGGGAGCTGGCGGAATCCCTGGTCGATCCAGGGGTGAGTGCAGGCCGCGGCAAGCACCGCACGACTGGGGCCCTTGGCCGCTTCCTCCAGGCCGCCCGCACCGGCGCCGTCCCGCCCGGGTCATGCCTGGTGGTGGAGAGCATGTCCAGGTTCAGCCGGGAGGCAGAGCGCCAGGTGCTCGGGGTGCTGCTCAGTGACTTCTGGGCGACAGGTCTGGCGATTGCGTTCTGCAGTGACGGTGGAGCCGTCCTCGATGCCGAGCTGATCGACCGGGAACCGCATCGTCTCCATGGGCTACTGGGGGCGATGGCCCAGGCACGGAGGGAGTGGGAGGAGAAGTCGCGCCGCAGCAGGGGTGCCGCTGTGAAGCGACAGCAGCTGCAGGACCAGGGCGTGAAGGTGGCCGCGGCCACGCCCTGGTGGATCGCAAGGGGCAGTGATCGCCGGCTGGTGAGGGACACCGCAGGGAACCTGCAGCTGGACCAGGCCTGCGTCGCCACCTTGCGCCGTGCGGTGGAGCTGGCGATGCAGGGCCTGGGTTCAACCCTGATCGCCCAGCAGCTCAACGACGAGGGCCATTCGCCACCACCCACCCGCACCAGACGGAACCAGTACGCCGCCAATGCGGGGGAGGGCTGGAATCACAGCCGGGTGACGACTGCCCTTCGGAACCCCGCCCTGGTGGGTGATCTCCACCGCCAGGACGGCAGCACTCTCGAGGGTTTCTACCCCCCAGTGGTGTCACGGAACGAGTGGGAGCAGCTCCGATCTGGGATGGCCATGCGCGACAAGCTGCGTGGCCAGCTCAGGGGTGGCACCCAGAAGCTCCACTTCCTGTTCCAGACCGTCTGCCGGTGTGCATGCGGTGAGCCAATGAGCTACCACCCCCCAGGGAGGGGAGCCAGGGCCGACCATCCAGGCTGGGTGGCTTGCCGGGCCTGCAACCTCCGCGATGCCCCGGGACCAGGGAAGGGGTACGTGTTCCGCGATCAGATGGAGGCGCACTGCCTCACCCGGCTTGCCTCGACCACATGGGCAGAACTGCTGAGCGATCCAGGCACCGAGCAGGAACGTCAACGCCTGGCGGATGAGGTCGTGACGCTCAGGCACCAGCGCCGCCAGCAGGCCAGGCAGCTGGAACGGTTGGAGGCCCGGGCCGCCGCGCTGTGGACCCAGGAGGTGCCAGAGGAAAGACTCGCCACCGTCGAGCGCGCCATCGGCCAGGCCCGCCAGCAGTCCGAGGCCCTGACACTGGAGCTGGAGGCCAGGACCAAGGAGCTCCAGATCCTTGAGGCCCAGCCAGACGGAACCCAGGCCGGAGAGGAACTGGCCGCCAGGGTCCAGGCGTTCTGGCAGCAACTCGACACAGCACCACCAGAAGATCGCCGAGCCTTCAATCGCTGGCTGCTCCTACACCCCGCCAAGATCCGATTCGTCATCCACCCACCCCAACAACCTGGAGCTGATCGACTCGTTGCCCTGCACATTTGCGACCGATGTGCAGACCATCAACCGCTCGCTGGGCACACACGCCTGGTGGCCAAGGAACGGGGGCTCATCAATCCGCCCAGAGCACTCCAGGCCAACAACGGAACCTCCAAACTCCTGCTGCTCGGTGAACAACGACAAGACACCCTCCTCGAACTCCTGGACAACGGAACACTCCAGGATCAGACCAGCCTCTGGCGCTCAGGCCCCTCCCTGCGCGGACTGGCCCGGGTGCTAGAGAAGAAGCTGCCCACCTGGCTCCAGCAAGAGAGCTTCGACCTCAACCCCAGACAGCTCCGGCGGTTCGCAGTCCAGATGGCCGCTCGAGAACTGGGCAGCAGGGCTACGCACGCACCAGGCGCAGGCGTCAGCGCAACCGAATCCGTAACTACCGCTTAATCCCGGCAATCAGGTGGAAAGGCGTGAAAAATAATTTCCGGTTCTGTCGGGGTATACACATACAGCGGCCGTT
This sequence is a window from Cyanobium sp. PCC 7001. Protein-coding genes within it:
- a CDS encoding recombinase family protein gives rise to the protein MPLAWSYARVSRGAQVGADRSGLERQEQALRSWLAEHPDWELAESLVDPGVSAGRGKHRTTGALGRFLQAARTGAVPPGSCLVVESMSRFSREAERQVLGVLLSDFWATGLAIAFCSDGGAVLDAELIDREPHRLHGLLGAMAQARREWEEKSRRSRGAAVKRQQLQDQGVKVAAATPWWIARGSDRRLVRDTAGNLQLDQACVATLRRAVELAMQGLGSTLIAQQLNDEGHSPPPTRTRRNQYAANAGEGWNHSRVTTALRNPALVGDLHRQDGSTLEGFYPPVVSRNEWEQLRSGMAMRDKLRGQLRGGTQKLHFLFQTVCRCACGEPMSYHPPGRGARADHPGWVACRACNLRDAPGPGKGYVFRDQMEAHCLTRLASTTWAELLSDPGTEQERQRLADEVVTLRHQRRQQARQLERLEARAAALWTQEVPEERLATVERAIGQARQQSEALTLELEARTKELQILEAQPDGTQAGEELAARVQAFWQQLDTAPPEDRRAFNRWLLLHPAKIRFVIHPPQQPGADRLVALHICDRCADHQPLAGHTRLVAKERGLINPPRALQANNGTSKLLLLGEQRQDTLLELLDNGTLQDQTSLWRSGPSLRGLARVLEKKLPTWLQQESFDLNPRQLRRFAVQMAARELGSRATHAPGAGVSATESVTTA